The Oscillospiraceae bacterium genome contains a region encoding:
- a CDS encoding NAD(P)-dependent alcohol dehydrogenase codes for MKAFAMIEIGKIGWIEKEEPKMGPLDAIVKPICIAPCTSDIHTAFKGAIGERHNMVLGHECVGEVHKVGELVKDFKAGDKVIVPAITPDWGTVTSQEGYPMHSQGMLSGWKFSNYKDGVFAEYFNVNEADANLCHLPDNVDPISAVMLPDMVVTGFHGAELAKINFGDTVLVIGIGPVGLMAVAGANLRGAGRIIAVGSREICQKVAREYGATDILSYKDGDLVENVMKITNNEGVDRVIIAGGDNDTFAQAVTVVKPGGIVSNVNYLGEGETVNIPRVEWGVGMGHKTITGGLTPGGRMKMEKMARLIANGKLDTKKLVTHVFHGFDKIEEALLLMKDKPKDLIKPVVVVKEY; via the coding sequence ATGAAAGCTTTTGCAATGATAGAAATAGGAAAAATAGGCTGGATAGAAAAAGAAGAGCCAAAAATGGGCCCTTTAGACGCTATTGTAAAGCCTATTTGTATTGCCCCTTGTACTTCGGACATACACACTGCTTTTAAAGGTGCAATCGGCGAAAGACATAATATGGTGCTCGGTCACGAATGTGTGGGAGAAGTTCATAAGGTAGGCGAACTTGTCAAAGATTTTAAAGCGGGAGATAAAGTAATAGTTCCTGCAATTACTCCTGACTGGGGAACAGTAACAAGTCAGGAAGGATATCCTATGCACTCACAAGGTATGCTGTCAGGCTGGAAATTCTCAAATTATAAAGATGGAGTTTTTGCAGAATATTTTAATGTAAACGAGGCAGATGCCAACCTTTGCCATCTTCCGGATAATGTTGACCCTATAAGTGCAGTTATGCTACCCGATATGGTGGTTACAGGTTTTCACGGAGCCGAACTTGCAAAAATAAATTTTGGAGATACGGTTTTAGTTATCGGTATAGGCCCTGTAGGACTTATGGCAGTAGCAGGTGCAAATTTGCGTGGAGCAGGAAGAATAATTGCTGTTGGCTCAAGAGAAATCTGCCAGAAAGTTGCAAGAGAATACGGCGCAACCGATATTTTAAGTTACAAAGACGGAGATTTAGTTGAAAATGTTATGAAAATTACAAACAACGAAGGTGTTGACAGAGTTATCATAGCAGGAGGAGATAATGATACTTTCGCACAAGCAGTAACAGTTGTTAAGCCTGGCGGAATAGTTTCAAATGTTAACTATTTGGGAGAAGGCGAAACTGTTAATATACCTCGTGTTGAGTGGGGTGTTGGTATGGGCCATAAAACAATAACAGGCGGTCTTACACCAGGAGGAAGAATGAAAATGGAAAAAATGGCACGCCTTATTGCAAACGGTAAACTTGATACAAAAAAACTTGTTACCCATGTTTTCCACGGATTTGACAAAATAGAAGAGGCACTTCTTTTAATGAAAGATAAGCCAAAGGATTTAATAAAACCTGTAGTGGTTGTTAAAGAATATTAA
- a CDS encoding patatin-like phospholipase family protein, which yields MSKTALVFGGGGAKGAYQIGAVKALNKLKIKYDIITGCSVGSINGAIVAQGDFDLAMKLWKTLSTDKILDLKENETGINVKGAFENSGYDYTNLKNLLIKYIDEDKLRKSPVDYGLVTVKYPEMTPLYIFKEDMEIGKIVDYILGSSAFFPAMKPHKIGENMYIDGGFSDNLPINMAIEKGADKIIAIDLKAVGMIKKPKAKDVKITKISSYYDLGKILDFNKDQAKKNMKLGYNDTLKTFGKLDGFKFTFEKGDILKHSKKIAPKIEELSKKMFANNKHLKKVFIKGINLLYYTETKREGKPCTKDMATFNLECLMESLKLPYFQTYKLKKAHFLINKELKEYDISDLSSLKELLVNFNLSGNIMDILKKLKQATDSFDKVKFIKFLSENIDFLLEKNPKLLTFLGICAPKEFLCAVYLKFL from the coding sequence ATGAGTAAAACTGCCCTTGTATTCGGTGGCGGAGGTGCAAAAGGGGCATACCAGATAGGTGCCGTAAAAGCACTTAACAAACTTAAAATAAAATATGATATTATAACCGGTTGTTCAGTTGGCAGCATCAATGGTGCTATTGTGGCGCAAGGCGATTTCGACCTTGCTATGAAGTTATGGAAAACTTTATCCACCGATAAAATTTTAGATTTAAAAGAAAATGAAACAGGTATAAATGTAAAAGGTGCTTTTGAAAACAGCGGTTACGACTATACCAACTTAAAAAATTTACTTATAAAATATATTGATGAAGATAAATTAAGAAAATCGCCTGTAGATTATGGTTTGGTTACAGTTAAATATCCTGAAATGACGCCTCTTTATATTTTTAAAGAGGATATGGAAATTGGGAAAATTGTTGACTATATACTCGGAAGTTCTGCTTTTTTCCCTGCAATGAAGCCTCATAAAATCGGGGAAAATATGTATATTGACGGGGGCTTTTCTGATAATCTTCCTATAAATATGGCAATCGAAAAAGGTGCAGACAAAATTATTGCGATTGATTTAAAAGCAGTAGGAATGATAAAAAAGCCTAAAGCAAAAGATGTTAAAATAACTAAAATTTCAAGTTATTACGATTTGGGAAAAATTCTTGATTTCAATAAAGATCAGGCTAAAAAAAATATGAAATTAGGATATAATGATACCTTAAAAACCTTTGGTAAACTTGACGGATTTAAATTTACTTTTGAAAAAGGCGACATTTTAAAACATTCAAAAAAAATTGCACCGAAAATAGAAGAATTATCCAAAAAAATGTTTGCAAACAACAAACACTTGAAAAAAGTATTTATAAAAGGAATAAATCTTCTTTACTATACCGAAACAAAAAGAGAAGGCAAGCCCTGCACAAAGGATATGGCAACTTTTAATTTAGAATGTTTGATGGAAAGTTTAAAACTGCCGTACTTTCAAACTTACAAATTAAAAAAAGCACATTTTCTTATAAATAAAGAATTAAAAGAATATGATATTTCCGATCTTTCAAGTTTAAAAGAACTTCTTGTAAACTTTAATCTTTCGGGAAATATAATGGATATTTTAAAAAAATTAAAACAGGCAACAGACAGTTTTGATAAAGTAAAATTTATAAAATTCTTATCAGAAAATATTGATTTTCTTTTAGAAAAAAATCCAAAACTTTTAACTTTTTTAGGAATTTGCGCACCCAAAGAATTTTTATGTGCAGTATATTTAAAATTTCTTTAA
- a CDS encoding AEC family transporter — MNFLDTLQLLMGLFIPMIIGYFLYYKKMVDASFVKGVSVLLYNVSLPCSILDSMMQKISLNELLKSAKLPLMALVILVICFLTALILGKVIEKKKKKRNIIIFSLLFSNFTFTAYPILEMLYGKQSVFYASLYNFTMFASVLIVGTILMKSASEDDMECSLTLKDLKSTPFLALIIGFIMLFIPIEIPYFIKTTVTQLGSTTTPLGVLLTGLVIAKSGKIDIKNIKIYIVSLFRLLIIPVGVVYVLWALGFSGYMVYVPAIILANPIAVNLVIFGENFNSYPEECANYVLISSILSVITLPIVYSIL, encoded by the coding sequence TTGAATTTTTTAGACACATTGCAACTTTTGATGGGACTTTTTATCCCTATGATAATAGGTTATTTTTTATATTATAAAAAGATGGTTGATGCATCATTCGTAAAAGGGGTTTCAGTTCTCCTTTACAATGTTTCACTTCCCTGCTCCATTTTGGACTCAATGATGCAAAAAATAAGTCTAAATGAACTTTTAAAATCAGCAAAACTTCCTTTAATGGCACTCGTTATACTTGTTATATGCTTTCTTACGGCACTGATTTTAGGGAAAGTTATAGAAAAAAAGAAGAAAAAAAGAAATATTATTATTTTTTCGCTTTTATTTTCCAACTTTACTTTTACTGCCTATCCGATACTTGAGATGCTTTATGGTAAACAATCTGTTTTCTATGCGTCTTTATATAACTTTACCATGTTTGCTTCAGTTTTAATTGTGGGCACCATCCTTATGAAAAGCGCATCGGAGGACGATATGGAATGTTCTCTGACACTTAAGGATTTAAAAAGCACTCCTTTTTTAGCGCTTATTATCGGATTTATAATGCTTTTTATACCGATAGAAATTCCTTATTTTATTAAAACAACTGTTACACAACTTGGTTCTACGACTACACCTTTGGGTGTACTCCTTACAGGCCTTGTAATTGCTAAATCAGGGAAAATTGATATTAAAAACATAAAAATTTATATAGTAAGTCTTTTCAGACTTTTAATTATTCCTGTTGGTGTAGTATATGTACTTTGGGCATTGGGATTTTCGGGATATATGGTATATGTACCTGCTATTATACTTGCAAACCCTATTGCAGTAAATCTTGTTATATTCGGGGAAAACTTTAATTCATACCCCGAAGAATGCGCAAATTATGTTCTTATTTCAAGTATTCTTTCGGTAATTACTTTACCGATTGTTTACAGTATATTATAA
- the trmB gene encoding tRNA (guanosine(46)-N7)-methyltransferase TrmB has translation MRMRRKKHREERFENCSFLAIENFDNIKNFKDIFGNDNPVHLEIGCGKGRFITGLSKLNPEVNYIAIEKSMDVIIMAMEKIKNEGIENVRFFAGDVDVLRDKDFKGEVERIYINFCDPWKKSNQAKRRLTHKNYLSLYEKLLKKGGEVFFKTDNRKLFEFSLNSFADYNLKMRNITLDLHNSSYEGNIMTEYEENFSSKGFPIYRCELIF, from the coding sequence ATGAGAATGAGAAGAAAAAAACACAGGGAAGAAAGATTTGAAAACTGTTCTTTCCTTGCGATTGAAAATTTTGATAATATAAAAAACTTTAAAGATATATTTGGTAATGATAATCCTGTGCATTTAGAGATAGGATGCGGTAAGGGAAGATTTATTACCGGCTTATCAAAACTAAATCCTGAAGTAAACTATATTGCTATAGAAAAAAGTATGGACGTTATCATTATGGCAATGGAAAAGATAAAAAACGAGGGTATTGAAAATGTCCGTTTTTTTGCAGGCGATGTAGATGTTTTAAGAGATAAGGATTTTAAAGGTGAGGTTGAAAGAATATATATAAACTTCTGCGACCCCTGGAAAAAGAGTAATCAGGCAAAAAGAAGGCTCACTCATAAAAATTATCTTTCATTATATGAAAAACTTCTTAAAAAAGGCGGAGAGGTTTTCTTTAAAACCGATAACAGAAAACTGTTTGAATTTTCGCTAAACTCATTTGCTGATTATAATCTTAAAATGCGAAATATTACTCTTGATTTACATAATTCTTCTTATGAAGGAAACATAATGACCGAATATGAAGAAAATTTTTCTTCTAAAGGTTTTCCGATTTACAGATGCGAATTGATTTTTTAA
- the metA gene encoding homoserine O-succinyltransferase encodes MPIKIPDNLPAKKQLEAENIFVMTSKRALKQDIRPLKILLLNLMPTKIVTETQLLRLLGNTPLQVEVSFMTTKSYESKNTPQEHLVNFYGTFDDFKNEKFDGMIITGAPVEQMDFSEVDYWEELCEIMEWSKTNVHSTLHICWGAQAGLFYHYGIDKYPLDSKMFGIFEHKILRKYNKLLRGFDELFLAPHSRHTYVKKEDIKKVLELKILAESDEAGVLLCSNKGGRQIFITGHLEYDSDTLKKEYDRDVEKGLEIAIPKNYFPNDDVTKKPILKWRSNASLFFSNWLNYYVYQTTPYDINTL; translated from the coding sequence ATGCCTATTAAAATTCCGGACAATCTGCCGGCTAAAAAACAATTAGAGGCTGAAAATATATTTGTTATGACAAGCAAAAGAGCACTTAAGCAGGATATACGTCCTCTTAAGATTTTGCTTCTTAATCTTATGCCAACAAAAATTGTTACAGAAACTCAACTGTTAAGGCTTTTAGGGAATACGCCTTTGCAGGTTGAAGTATCTTTTATGACAACTAAATCTTATGAATCAAAAAATACTCCTCAGGAGCATCTTGTTAATTTTTACGGAACTTTTGATGATTTTAAAAATGAAAAGTTTGACGGAATGATTATAACAGGTGCACCTGTTGAACAAATGGATTTTTCCGAAGTTGATTATTGGGAAGAACTATGCGAAATAATGGAATGGAGTAAAACGAATGTACATTCCACTTTGCATATATGCTGGGGCGCTCAGGCAGGTCTTTTTTATCATTACGGAATAGATAAATATCCGCTTGACAGTAAGATGTTCGGAATATTTGAACATAAGATTTTAAGAAAATATAATAAACTTTTAAGAGGATTTGACGAACTGTTTTTAGCACCTCATTCAAGGCATACTTATGTGAAAAAAGAGGATATAAAAAAGGTTTTAGAACTTAAAATTTTAGCAGAATCAGACGAGGCAGGAGTTCTTCTTTGCTCAAATAAGGGCGGAAGACAGATATTTATAACAGGACATCTTGAATATGATTCTGATACTTTAAAAAAAGAGTATGACAGAGATGTGGAAAAGGGACTTGAAATTGCAATCCCCAAAAATTATTTTCCGAATGATGATGTTACCAAAAAACCAATTTTAAAATGGCGTTCAAATGCAAGTTTGTTTTTTTCTAACTGGCTTAACTACTATGTATACCAGACAACGCCTTATGATATAAATACACTTTAG
- a CDS encoding transketolase: protein MDVNLLKKTANEVRKGIIESTFNAKCGHPGGSLSCADIITYLYFEKMNIKANEPKWEGRDRFVLSKGHCAPALYSALAHKGFFPVCDLKTLRKTGSYLQGHPDMNKVPGVDMSSGSLGQGISAAAGMAMSAKMSKKDYKVYTLLGDGEIHEGQVWEALLFIAGKKLNNICVIVDNNDLQIDGRLSEVNSPYPLKEKFEAFGFNTIEIDGHDFYEIEKAFDVFTKENDKPTAIIAKTLKGKGVSFMEDQCSWHGKAPNEDEYKIAMEELGRFEG, encoded by the coding sequence ATGGACGTAAATTTACTTAAGAAAACAGCAAATGAAGTGCGTAAGGGAATAATTGAATCTACCTTTAATGCAAAATGCGGGCATCCGGGCGGTTCTTTATCCTGTGCAGATATTATTACATATTTATATTTTGAGAAAATGAATATAAAAGCGAACGAACCTAAGTGGGAAGGCAGGGATCGTTTCGTTTTGTCAAAAGGCCACTGTGCACCGGCTCTTTATTCAGCTCTTGCACATAAAGGATTTTTTCCTGTATGCGACCTTAAAACTTTAAGAAAAACAGGTTCTTATCTTCAGGGGCACCCTGATATGAATAAGGTTCCGGGTGTAGATATGTCATCAGGTTCATTAGGGCAGGGTATATCTGCAGCAGCAGGTATGGCAATGAGCGCTAAAATGTCGAAAAAAGATTATAAAGTATATACACTTTTGGGTGACGGAGAAATTCACGAAGGTCAGGTCTGGGAAGCACTTTTATTTATTGCAGGGAAAAAACTTAATAATATCTGCGTAATAGTTGATAATAACGATTTGCAGATAGACGGAAGGCTTTCGGAGGTTAATTCTCCATATCCTTTAAAAGAAAAGTTTGAAGCATTCGGTTTTAATACTATAGAAATTGACGGTCATGATTTTTATGAGATTGAAAAAGCGTTTGACGTATTTACAAAAGAAAACGACAAACCAACAGCGATTATCGCTAAAACTTTAAAAGGAAAAGGTGTTTCCTTTATGGAAGACCAGTGTTCATGGCATGGTAAAGCACCTAACGAAGACGAATATAAAATTGCTATGGAAGAGCTTGGGAGGTTTGAAGGTTAA
- a CDS encoding transketolase family protein → MSDVKKIATRDSYGETLKELGAKYDNLVVMDADLAEATKTIKFKKEFPERFIDCGIAESNMIGVAAGLASTGKVVFASSFAMFAAGRAFEQIRNSVGYTRLNVKIAATHGGISVGEDGASHQCNEDFALMRSVPGMVVICPSDDVEAREAVKAAYHYEGPCYLRFGRLAVPVINDNANYKFEIGKGVTLKEGNDVAIIATGLMVAEALEAAKELEKEGISARVINIHTLKPIDKELIIKAAKETKFIVTCEEHSIIGGLSDAVSSVVCEECPTKVLRVGVNDVFGQSGPALEVLKLYGLSKENIVKVVKEGM, encoded by the coding sequence ATGAGTGACGTTAAAAAAATTGCCACAAGAGACAGTTACGGCGAAACTTTGAAAGAACTTGGCGCAAAGTATGATAATCTTGTTGTTATGGATGCCGATTTAGCAGAAGCAACAAAAACTATAAAATTTAAAAAGGAATTTCCTGAAAGATTTATTGACTGCGGTATTGCAGAAAGTAATATGATAGGTGTTGCAGCAGGTCTTGCTTCAACGGGTAAAGTAGTATTTGCATCAAGTTTTGCGATGTTTGCAGCAGGAAGAGCCTTTGAACAGATAAGAAACTCGGTAGGATATACCCGTCTTAATGTTAAAATTGCAGCAACTCACGGAGGAATTTCAGTAGGTGAAGATGGTGCGAGCCACCAATGTAATGAAGACTTTGCTTTGATGAGAAGTGTTCCAGGAATGGTTGTTATCTGTCCGTCTGATGATGTGGAAGCAAGAGAAGCGGTTAAAGCTGCATATCACTATGAAGGACCATGCTATTTGCGATTTGGAAGACTTGCAGTTCCTGTTATAAATGACAATGCAAATTACAAATTTGAAATAGGTAAAGGCGTTACCTTAAAAGAAGGTAATGATGTTGCGATTATTGCTACAGGACTTATGGTAGCAGAAGCGCTTGAGGCAGCGAAAGAACTTGAAAAAGAGGGAATTTCTGCAAGAGTTATAAATATTCACACTTTAAAACCGATAGACAAAGAATTGATAATAAAAGCAGCAAAAGAAACTAAATTTATTGTTACATGCGAAGAACACAGTATTATCGGAGGCCTTTCTGATGCAGTATCTTCGGTAGTATGCGAAGAATGTCCGACAAAAGTTTTAAGAGTAGGCGTTAATGATGTGTTCGGTCAGTCAGGTCCTGCTTTGGAAGTTTTAAAACTTTACGGACTTTCTAAAGAAAACATTGTTAAAGTAGTAAAAGAAGGCATGTAA
- a CDS encoding GNAT family N-acetyltransferase has translation MALEIKKAENSTDYALIEKMAKTIWNEYYISILSKEQIDYMTDKFQSESAISNQVLNEEYEYYILTGNGPIGYFAIKKEEQRLFLSKLYILKEERGKGYFHKVFDFLLEYSFKNNLKSIYLTVNKENKSSIGVYNHFGFKIISKQKADIGNGFFMDDYIMEKEFK, from the coding sequence ATGGCACTTGAAATCAAAAAAGCAGAAAACAGTACCGATTATGCCTTGATTGAAAAAATGGCGAAAACAATCTGGAATGAATATTACATAAGCATTTTATCAAAAGAGCAGATTGATTATATGACGGATAAATTCCAATCTGAAAGTGCAATATCAAATCAGGTATTAAACGAAGAATATGAGTATTATATTCTTACTGGTAACGGTCCGATAGGATATTTTGCCATAAAAAAAGAAGAACAGAGATTGTTCTTAAGTAAACTCTATATTTTAAAAGAAGAAAGAGGCAAGGGGTATTTTCACAAAGTGTTTGACTTTCTTTTGGAATACTCTTTTAAGAATAATTTAAAAAGTATATATCTTACTGTGAATAAAGAAAATAAATCTTCTATCGGTGTTTATAATCATTTTGGATTTAAAATTATAAGCAAACAGAAAGCCGATATCGGAAACGGTTTTTTTATGGATGATTATATTATGGAAAAAGAATTTAAATGA
- the hydG gene encoding [FeFe] hydrogenase H-cluster radical SAM maturase HydG: protein MYNVKSKKAEEFIDHKEVLSTLKYADENKDNLELIEEILKKAEEKKGLSHKEASVLLACEIGEVNERINKLANKIKEEIYGNRIVMFAPLYLSNYCVNGCVYCPYHHGNSLIARRKLTQAEIEKEVIALQDMGHKRLAIEMGEDPVNNPIEYILESIETIYKIKHKNGAIRRVNVNIAATTVENYKKLKDAGIGTYILFQETYHKESYEKLHPTGPKHNYAYHTEAMDRAMEGGIDDVGLGVLFGLELYRYELAALLMHAEHLEAVFGVGPHTISVPRIKKATGVDTDQFDNGISDETFAKICAIIRLAVPYTGMIVSTRESKAVREKVLKLGVSQLSGASKTSVGGYSDENVHEDEDSSQFDISDNRTLDEVVNWLIKAGYIPSFCTACYREGRTGDRFMSLAKTGQIQNCCHPNALMTLKEYLLDYASADTRKVGDEMIIKELEKIPNEKARKIAKENIEKIANGERDFRF from the coding sequence ATGTATAATGTAAAATCAAAAAAAGCAGAAGAATTTATTGACCATAAGGAAGTTTTGTCGACCTTAAAATATGCCGATGAAAACAAAGATAACTTAGAGTTAATAGAAGAAATATTAAAAAAAGCAGAGGAAAAAAAGGGGCTTTCTCATAAAGAAGCAAGTGTGCTTTTAGCATGTGAAATTGGTGAAGTTAACGAAAGAATAAATAAACTTGCAAATAAAATAAAAGAGGAAATATACGGAAACAGAATTGTTATGTTTGCTCCTCTGTACCTTTCAAATTATTGCGTTAACGGTTGTGTGTATTGTCCGTATCATCATGGCAACAGTTTGATTGCAAGAAGAAAACTGACACAGGCTGAAATTGAAAAAGAGGTTATTGCTCTTCAGGATATGGGGCATAAACGTCTTGCAATAGAGATGGGAGAGGACCCTGTCAATAATCCGATTGAATATATCTTAGAATCGATTGAAACGATATATAAAATCAAGCATAAAAACGGTGCAATAAGAAGAGTAAATGTTAACATTGCCGCAACAACCGTTGAAAATTATAAGAAACTTAAAGATGCGGGAATCGGAACATATATTCTGTTTCAGGAAACTTATCACAAAGAAAGTTATGAAAAACTTCATCCAACAGGTCCTAAACATAATTACGCATATCATACCGAAGCGATGGACAGAGCAATGGAGGGGGGAATTGATGACGTAGGGCTTGGAGTTCTTTTTGGTCTTGAATTATATCGTTATGAACTTGCAGCACTCCTTATGCACGCTGAACACCTTGAGGCAGTATTCGGAGTCGGCCCTCATACCATAAGCGTTCCAAGAATTAAAAAAGCAACAGGTGTAGATACCGACCAGTTTGATAATGGAATTTCAGACGAAACTTTTGCTAAAATATGTGCGATAATAAGACTTGCAGTTCCTTATACAGGAATGATTGTTTCCACAAGGGAAAGCAAAGCGGTAAGGGAAAAAGTATTAAAACTTGGTGTATCTCAACTTAGCGGTGCATCTAAAACAAGTGTCGGAGGCTACAGTGACGAAAACGTTCACGAAGACGAAGATTCTTCTCAGTTTGATATAAGCGATAACAGAACTTTAGACGAAGTTGTCAACTGGCTTATAAAGGCAGGATATATTCCGTCTTTCTGTACCGCTTGTTACAGAGAGGGAAGAACCGGCGACAGGTTTATGAGTCTTGCTAAAACAGGGCAGATTCAGAATTGTTGCCATCCTAATGCTCTTATGACTTTGAAAGAGTATCTTTTAGATTATGCATCAGCTGATACCCGAAAAGTCGGAGATGAAATGATTATTAAAGAACTTGAAAAAATTCCTAACGAAAAAGCAAGAAAAATTGCCAAAGAAAATATTGAAAAAATAGCAAACGGCGAAAGAGATTTCAGATTTTAG
- a CDS encoding SDR family oxidoreductase: MKKVIVIIGASRGIGKGISEYFLEKGHIVIGTFNKSLNEANEIKEKYPLFDPIKTDVTNEEEIKKTVSEIIKKYGHIDCLINNAGISKTGLLQDMGLEDYNEIFDVNVKGLFLFTKEVLPYMINKKSGKIINISSMWGITGGACEVLYSASKSAVIGLTKALAKEVGPSNINVNCIAPGVIKTDMLNNLKEDDLEVLREETPLLKIGTPFDIAKVCYFLFSENSDFITGQVLSVDGGIVI; the protein is encoded by the coding sequence ATGAAAAAAGTAATTGTTATAATCGGTGCATCAAGAGGGATAGGAAAAGGAATAAGTGAGTATTTTTTAGAAAAAGGGCATATAGTTATCGGAACTTTTAATAAAAGTTTAAATGAAGCAAATGAAATTAAAGAAAAATACCCTTTATTTGATCCTATAAAAACCGATGTGACAAATGAGGAAGAAATCAAAAAAACAGTTAGTGAAATTATTAAAAAATACGGGCATATTGACTGCCTTATAAATAATGCAGGAATATCAAAAACAGGGCTTTTGCAAGATATGGGACTTGAAGATTATAATGAAATTTTTGATGTGAATGTTAAAGGTTTATTTTTATTTACAAAAGAAGTTTTACCATATATGATAAATAAAAAAAGCGGGAAAATTATAAACATTTCGTCAATGTGGGGAATTACAGGGGGTGCCTGTGAAGTTTTGTATTCGGCTTCAAAATCTGCTGTTATCGGACTTACAAAAGCACTTGCAAAAGAAGTTGGTCCATCGAATATAAATGTTAACTGCATTGCTCCCGGTGTTATTAAAACGGATATGTTAAATAATTTAAAAGAAGACGACCTTGAAGTATTAAGAGAAGAAACACCGCTTTTAAAAATAGGAACGCCTTTTGATATTGCTAAAGTATGTTATTTTCTTTTTTCTGAAAATTCAGACTTTATTACAGGGCAAGTATTAAGTGTTGACGGCGGAATAGTAATATAA
- a CDS encoding isoprenyl transferase produces the protein MSTYKLDKDNLPSHIAIIMDGNGRWAKKRGLPRTAGHYKGADNVKNIAHYCYDTGIKTLTLYAFSTENWKRPKNEVEALFKLFKEKLKDYRALMGNRDCVVRFIGDKTPLSDDLKESMREIEEYSSQFAHTGFTFNFAINYGSRDEIIKSVKEIAALAKDGKIEVSDIDEKMISDHLYTKGLKDPDLLIRPSGEQRLSNFLLWQCAYTEFYYSDILWPDFTPEMLEKAIIEYQQRNRRFGGI, from the coding sequence ATGAGTACATATAAATTAGATAAAGATAACCTTCCTTCCCATATAGCAATAATTATGGACGGGAACGGAAGATGGGCAAAAAAAAGAGGTCTGCCAAGAACTGCAGGGCATTACAAAGGGGCGGACAATGTAAAAAATATTGCCCATTACTGTTATGATACAGGGATTAAAACTTTGACTTTATATGCTTTTTCAACTGAAAACTGGAAACGACCTAAGAACGAGGTTGAAGCATTATTTAAACTTTTCAAAGAAAAATTAAAGGATTATCGGGCGCTAATGGGAAATCGTGACTGTGTTGTGCGTTTTATAGGGGATAAGACGCCTTTAAGCGATGACTTAAAAGAAAGTATGAGAGAGATAGAAGAATATTCATCTCAGTTTGCTCATACAGGGTTTACTTTTAATTTTGCCATAAATTACGGAAGCCGTGATGAAATAATTAAATCAGTAAAAGAAATTGCGGCTCTTGCAAAGGACGGAAAGATTGAAGTTTCTGACATAGATGAAAAAATGATAAGCGACCATTTATACACAAAAGGTCTTAAAGACCCTGACTTACTTATAAGACCGAGCGGCGAACAAAGGCTTTCTAATTTTCTTTTATGGCAGTGTGCTTATACTGAATTTTATTATTCAGATATTCTATGGCCTGATTTTACACCTGAAATGTTAGAAAAAGCAATAATAGAATATCAGCAAAGAAACAGGAGATTTGGAGGAATTTAA